The Hydrogenobacter thermophilus TK-6 genome window below encodes:
- the soxZ gene encoding thiosulfate oxidation carrier complex protein SoxZ, with amino-acid sequence MAVGAGILRVPKEAKKGEIVKVQMVITHPMEPGTRKDPQTGQIIPAYHLTKLEVLFNDKTVSVVDMGGGVSANPFIGLTLKVDESGIVKIAYEDNKGGKWEKTAEIRVV; translated from the coding sequence ATGGCTGTAGGAGCTGGAATACTTAGAGTTCCAAAGGAAGCCAAGAAGGGGGAAATAGTCAAAGTGCAGATGGTGATCACTCACCCTATGGAACCCGGCACTAGAAAGGACCCACAGACGGGTCAGATCATCCCTGCCTACCACCTTACCAAGCTGGAGGTTCTGTTTAATGACAAAACAGTTTCAGTAGTTGATATGGGTGGGGGTGTGAGCGCCAATCCTTTCATAGGACTCACTTTAAAGGTTGATGAGAGCGGTATAGTAAAGATCGCTTACGAAGACAACAAAGGTGGAAAATGGGAAAAGACTGCAGAGATAAGAGTTGTTTGA
- the soxX gene encoding sulfur oxidation c-type cytochrome SoxX — MKRYLVLLGSLALFACAPTQQEKPKPTQAPKPPAQAKAERKHTFEEDIKQDEAQKLCSNPQGTVSADMVSKFFEEQKKLIKYPANGKLVGDWKKGEQLFANTRKGNCYACHCADPKELACGNIGPILRHYGKTHNDVKYTYEKIYNSWAFVPCSIMYRAGVHGILTPEEIADIVAYLHSPESPVNR; from the coding sequence ATGAAGAGGTATCTTGTCCTTTTGGGAAGTTTGGCTCTCTTTGCCTGCGCACCCACACAGCAGGAAAAGCCAAAACCTACACAAGCACCTAAACCTCCAGCTCAAGCCAAAGCGGAGAGGAAACACACCTTTGAGGAAGACATAAAACAGGATGAAGCGCAGAAGCTATGTTCAAACCCTCAAGGAACAGTCTCTGCTGATATGGTTTCCAAGTTTTTTGAAGAGCAGAAGAAGCTCATCAAATACCCTGCCAACGGGAAACTGGTGGGGGACTGGAAAAAGGGAGAGCAGCTTTTTGCCAACACCAGGAAGGGCAACTGCTATGCCTGTCATTGCGCGGACCCCAAAGAGCTTGCCTGTGGCAACATAGGACCTATCCTCAGACACTACGGCAAGACCCACAACGATGTCAAATACACCTACGAAAAGATATACAACTCCTGGGCTTTTGTACCCTGTAGCATAATGTACAGAGCAGGGGTTCATGGCATACTGACCCCTGAGGAGATAGCGGACATAGTAGCATACCTCCACAGTCCAGAGTCTCCTGTGAATAGGTAA
- the soxB gene encoding thiosulfohydrolase SoxB, giving the protein MQLTRRDFLELAIVTGAYLSMDPVSALAKLRAEDLMSFKSLGNVTLVFTTDMHAHLKPLYFSEPVNLVPPKGLEGLPGYVAGRDFLRMYKIAPNTLEAYFDSCVNFPELARKFGKMGGGEHITWIIKSIVNERGRDKVLVLDGGDTWVTTAIGLFTDGKAVVDWMNYTGYDLMVGHWDFTLGKEKFLQRLKELKAEFISQNVVDADFGDLIFKPYSIREVGGVKLGIIGNSFPFTPIANPREFVEGWSFGVREEQMQKFVNELREKHKVDAVILLSHDGLPLDIALAKKVRGIDIIISGHTHDVTPRPYFVGNTMIVIAGSHGKYVGRLDLDIRNGKIRNYRFKLIPVASNLLPADKGAKELIEKWYKPYEKKLSEEIGVAEVLLYKRDTFFSTFDRLVGMAIADYFHGVDIVTSPGYRWGTTVLPGQKITVDDVYDFTAITYPNVYLMKRTGEQLKAVWEDVADNVFNPDPFYQQGGDMSRLYNVEYEIEIGAKQGQRIKRAWIKGKELDPKKEYTVAVYGGPTPPPETLLPDVKPIPVYDIVIDYIRKKRHIYVDPTPNVKVLDAKYVSPLEGFGKGMIRRKA; this is encoded by the coding sequence ATGCAACTTACCAGAAGGGACTTTCTTGAGCTGGCTATAGTGACAGGAGCTTACCTGAGTATGGACCCTGTTTCCGCTCTGGCAAAGCTAAGAGCAGAAGACCTCATGTCTTTTAAAAGCCTTGGAAATGTTACCCTGGTGTTCACCACAGACATGCACGCGCATTTAAAACCCCTTTACTTTTCAGAGCCTGTAAACCTAGTCCCACCCAAAGGACTTGAGGGGCTTCCCGGATATGTGGCGGGCAGAGACTTTCTGAGAATGTACAAAATAGCTCCCAACACCCTTGAGGCTTACTTTGACAGCTGTGTAAACTTCCCCGAGCTTGCCAGAAAGTTTGGCAAGATGGGAGGTGGCGAGCACATCACCTGGATAATAAAGTCCATCGTAAACGAGCGTGGCAGGGACAAAGTGCTTGTCCTTGATGGAGGAGACACTTGGGTCACCACAGCCATAGGTCTCTTTACCGACGGCAAGGCTGTGGTGGACTGGATGAACTACACAGGCTACGACCTTATGGTGGGACACTGGGACTTTACCCTCGGAAAGGAGAAGTTCCTGCAAAGGCTCAAAGAGCTCAAGGCTGAGTTCATATCCCAGAATGTGGTGGATGCGGACTTTGGAGACCTGATTTTCAAACCTTACTCCATTAGAGAGGTAGGAGGGGTAAAGCTCGGCATAATAGGAAACTCCTTCCCCTTCACACCCATAGCAAACCCCAGAGAGTTTGTGGAAGGCTGGAGCTTTGGCGTAAGGGAAGAGCAGATGCAAAAGTTTGTGAATGAGCTAAGAGAAAAGCACAAAGTGGACGCGGTGATACTCCTCTCCCACGATGGGCTACCTCTTGATATAGCCTTAGCTAAGAAGGTAAGGGGTATAGACATCATCATCTCAGGACACACCCACGATGTAACGCCAAGACCGTACTTTGTGGGCAACACCATGATAGTGATAGCTGGATCCCACGGCAAGTATGTGGGTAGGCTGGACCTGGACATAAGGAACGGGAAGATAAGGAATTACAGGTTTAAGCTCATACCAGTAGCCAGCAACCTTCTGCCCGCGGACAAGGGTGCAAAAGAGCTTATAGAGAAGTGGTATAAACCATACGAGAAAAAGCTCTCGGAGGAGATAGGTGTGGCGGAAGTGCTCCTCTACAAGAGAGACACCTTCTTCAGCACCTTTGACAGGCTTGTAGGCATGGCAATAGCGGACTACTTCCATGGAGTTGACATAGTCACATCCCCCGGCTACAGATGGGGTACTACTGTGCTGCCAGGGCAGAAAATCACGGTGGATGATGTATACGACTTTACAGCAATAACTTATCCTAATGTTTACCTGATGAAAAGAACGGGAGAGCAGTTAAAAGCGGTTTGGGAGGATGTGGCAGACAATGTGTTTAACCCAGACCCCTTCTACCAGCAGGGCGGAGACATGTCAAGGCTTTATAATGTTGAGTACGAAATAGAGATAGGTGCCAAGCAGGGACAGAGAATAAAGAGAGCTTGGATAAAAGGTAAAGAGCTGGACCCCAAGAAGGAGTATACAGTGGCAGTTTACGGAGGACCAACACCACCACCAGAGACGCTCCTGCCCGATGTCAAACCCATCCCTGTCTATGACATAGTCATTGATTACATAAGGAAGAAAAGGCACATATATGTTGACCCCACACCTAATGTGAAGGTGCTTGATGCCAAGTATGTGTCTCCGCTGGAAGGCTTTGGAAAAGGCATGATAAGGAGGAAGGCATGA
- a CDS encoding DUF302 domain-containing protein: protein MKILPILLFLLTLSFAGDITSLMFQTYRVEGKDFQSVVEELKEKLNQSDLKVLRTLTISEAIKARGVKDFPNYTVLLACDRKEKEDLLIKVPFMSNLIPCSVAVYENKDGSVSITAINEKPYLEAFSKELSKDDRRLISKTYMELRRVLSSVGKYKKAHISKAQIRKIMSQLKGVFFETSDTIKGMSFEDAKTLLKTALDGVNMNILGVEDIRKETPKYSFMLACNLTYGEKILREFPHFGTLAPCRVYLYEKPDGSVGVGYINIQTLIKLYGKHLHRDAVEVFEKADRDIKSAIKEVKGE, encoded by the coding sequence ATGAAGATCCTTCCCATTCTTCTTTTCCTTTTGACGCTTTCCTTTGCCGGTGACATTACCAGCCTGATGTTTCAGACCTACAGGGTAGAGGGTAAAGACTTTCAAAGCGTTGTGGAAGAGCTAAAAGAGAAGCTAAACCAAAGTGATCTTAAGGTTTTGCGCACTCTTACCATATCGGAAGCTATAAAAGCCCGAGGAGTGAAGGACTTTCCCAACTACACGGTTCTTCTGGCGTGCGACAGGAAAGAAAAGGAGGACCTGCTCATAAAAGTGCCCTTCATGAGCAACCTTATCCCATGCTCCGTTGCAGTTTATGAAAACAAAGATGGTAGTGTGTCCATCACTGCAATAAACGAAAAGCCTTATCTTGAGGCTTTTTCCAAAGAACTATCAAAGGATGATAGAAGACTTATAAGCAAAACCTACATGGAGCTCAGAAGGGTCCTTTCAAGTGTAGGTAAATACAAAAAGGCTCACATAAGTAAGGCGCAGATAAGAAAGATAATGTCTCAACTCAAAGGCGTCTTCTTTGAAACTTCAGATACTATAAAGGGTATGAGCTTTGAAGATGCAAAAACTCTTCTCAAGACAGCTCTTGACGGAGTAAACATGAACATACTGGGTGTTGAAGACATAAGAAAAGAGACTCCTAAGTACTCTTTCATGCTTGCATGCAACCTCACTTACGGAGAGAAAATCTTAAGAGAGTTTCCCCACTTTGGAACCTTAGCACCTTGCAGGGTCTACCTGTATGAGAAACCCGACGGTAGCGTGGGTGTAGGCTACATAAACATTCAAACACTTATAAAACTTTACGGAAAGCATCTTCACAGAGATGCGGTGGAAGTCTTTGAAAAGGCAGATAGAGACATAAAGTCCGCCATAAAGGAAGTCAAGGGAGAGTAG
- a CDS encoding histidine triad nucleotide-binding protein: MVMQDCIFCKIVAKEIPSKGVYEDELVYAFHDINPVAPVHILIVPKRHILGIQEMEQEHEKEVGHMFYVAKLIAQKLGLAPDENLNRGYRLVFNVGKDAGQSVFHLHLHLIGGRHMSWPPG; the protein is encoded by the coding sequence TTGGTTATGCAGGACTGCATCTTTTGTAAGATAGTTGCTAAAGAGATACCGTCAAAGGGCGTTTATGAGGATGAGCTGGTTTATGCCTTTCATGACATTAACCCTGTAGCTCCTGTCCATATACTCATCGTTCCCAAGAGGCACATACTGGGCATTCAGGAGATGGAGCAAGAGCATGAGAAAGAAGTGGGCCATATGTTCTATGTGGCAAAACTCATAGCTCAAAAGCTGGGACTTGCACCGGATGAGAACCTAAACAGAGGCTACAGGCTTGTTTTTAATGTGGGAAAAGACGCAGGACAGAGCGTCTTTCACCTTCACCTTCACCTCATAGGCGGTAGGCACATGAGCTGGCCACCTGGATGA
- a CDS encoding thioredoxin family protein — MRKLLLVIVLSLGFGWGGEWWSDPVGGLEEAKKDSKPVMFYFHSEHCPYCLQMETFVFSDEKVSKYMDKFVVISLDIYTPTGRAWARRFNVFGTPTFVFYDPKKDAVISISFGSKSKEDFINLLMKTCEKANTKKC; from the coding sequence ATGAGGAAGTTGCTGCTTGTAATAGTGCTTTCCCTTGGTTTTGGATGGGGTGGAGAATGGTGGAGCGATCCTGTTGGTGGACTTGAGGAGGCAAAAAAGGATAGCAAACCAGTAATGTTTTATTTTCATTCGGAACACTGTCCCTACTGCTTGCAGATGGAGACCTTTGTTTTTAGTGATGAGAAGGTGTCTAAGTATATGGATAAGTTTGTGGTTATATCCTTAGATATCTACACCCCAACGGGTAGAGCTTGGGCAAGGCGCTTTAATGTATTTGGCACGCCCACTTTTGTTTTTTATGATCCAAAGAAGGATGCTGTTATAAGTATATCCTTTGGCAGTAAAAGTAAGGAGGATTTTATCAACCTGCTAATGAAAACTTGTGAAAAAGCAAACACAAAAAAGTGTTAA
- the soxA gene encoding sulfur oxidation c-type cytochrome SoxA, giving the protein MGKWVTIIFVLFLYAIAQQENPAEEVKKQKELLLKEMGILPGDVYAEQGRDMFNKPMGNAGKSCSSCHGQDGRYLRGAYAHMPRYYKDMDAVADLDTRIKYCMEKYMGVGNVKHDLNFKSIATYVATLSNGMKMDVKLTHPKEREMYEKGRELWYARVGKMDFSCAICHDSEAGKRVFLQTVVAVKEDKVATHWPAYRFSNDQLWTMEDRIRGCFGDMRVAPPEHFHWAVVALNLYLSYKAKGGVVRVPGFIY; this is encoded by the coding sequence ATGGGGAAGTGGGTAACAATTATTTTTGTGTTATTTCTTTATGCCATAGCCCAGCAGGAGAATCCGGCGGAGGAGGTAAAGAAGCAAAAAGAGCTCCTGCTCAAAGAGATGGGCATACTTCCCGGAGATGTTTATGCGGAGCAGGGCAGAGACATGTTTAACAAACCTATGGGAAATGCAGGCAAGTCGTGCTCTTCCTGCCATGGTCAGGACGGCAGGTATCTGAGGGGAGCTTACGCGCACATGCCCAGGTATTACAAAGACATGGATGCCGTGGCAGACCTGGATACTAGAATCAAGTACTGCATGGAAAAGTACATGGGTGTGGGTAATGTAAAGCACGACCTTAACTTTAAGAGTATAGCCACCTACGTGGCTACCCTTTCCAACGGCATGAAAATGGATGTAAAGCTCACTCATCCAAAAGAGAGGGAGATGTACGAAAAGGGCAGAGAGCTATGGTATGCAAGAGTGGGTAAGATGGACTTTTCCTGCGCCATATGCCATGACAGTGAAGCAGGTAAAAGGGTTTTCTTGCAAACCGTTGTTGCTGTTAAAGAAGACAAGGTAGCCACCCACTGGCCTGCCTACAGGTTCTCCAACGACCAGCTCTGGACTATGGAAGACAGAATCAGAGGATGTTTTGGTGACATGAGGGTAGCTCCGCCGGAGCACTTCCATTGGGCTGTTGTAGCTTTGAATTTGTATCTATCTTACAAGGCAAAGGGGGGTGTAGTAAGGGTTCCCGGATTTATCTACTAA
- the soxA gene encoding sulfur oxidation c-type cytochrome SoxA, whose product MRKLWFLPILLGAVGGVSLYAIAQQENPAEEVKKQKELLLKEMGILPGDVYAEQGRDMFNKPMGNAGKSCSSCHGQDGRYLRGAYAHMPRYYKDMDAVADLDTRIKYCMEKYMGVGNVKHDLNFKSIATYVATLSNGMKMDVKLTHPKEREMYEKGRELWYARVGKMDFSCAICHDTFGGQRIRLQTLAKVKEDKVATHWPAYRFSNDQLWTMEDRIRGCYNQIRVTPPPHFSWPQIALSLYMAYESKGGTIETPGFVR is encoded by the coding sequence ATGAGAAAGCTTTGGTTCTTGCCCATTTTGCTGGGAGCGGTGGGAGGCGTGAGTCTCTATGCCATAGCCCAGCAGGAGAATCCGGCGGAGGAGGTAAAGAAGCAAAAAGAGCTCCTGCTCAAAGAGATGGGCATACTTCCCGGAGATGTTTATGCGGAGCAGGGCAGAGACATGTTTAACAAACCTATGGGAAATGCAGGCAAGTCGTGCTCTTCCTGCCACGGTCAGGACGGCAGGTATCTGAGGGGAGCTTACGCGCACATGCCCAGGTATTACAAAGACATGGATGCCGTGGCAGACCTGGATACTAGAATCAAGTACTGCATGGAAAAGTACATGGGTGTGGGTAATGTAAAGCACGACCTTAACTTTAAGAGTATAGCCACCTACGTGGCTACCCTTTCCAACGGCATGAAAATGGATGTAAAGCTCACTCATCCAAAAGAGAGGGAGATGTACGAAAAGGGCAGAGAGCTATGGTATGCAAGAGTGGGTAAGATGGACTTTTCCTGCGCCATATGCCATGATACCTTTGGAGGACAGAGGATAAGACTCCAAACCCTTGCAAAGGTGAAAGAAGACAAGGTAGCCACCCACTGGCCTGCCTACAGGTTCTCCAACGACCAGCTCTGGACTATGGAAGACAGAATCAGAGGATGCTACAACCAGATAAGAGTGACCCCTCCACCCCACTTTAGCTGGCCACAGATCGCCCTTAGCCTTTATATGGCTTATGAGTCCAAAGGTGGCACCATAGAAACGCCGGGATTTGTCAGATGA
- a CDS encoding SAM-dependent methyltransferase has translation MKSFRDFMEERVREYYLQRKVGDDFFTAPELDRSFGRALSDHLYQFVRHADNPLILELGGGNGSLAYDILSFFREKDNKLYGKLTYYIYEESPTLVSLQKNRLREFEGKVFWTQELITEADIVLSNEFFDCLPVHVIKGRKELYVDDGRAIWEDITDERTLTFLDRMGYSALGQVIEVCLDCIDLLRRLSNIVRGYHIVIDYGYTSEEIAKYPNGTVVGYKAHRVVMDVLKEAPPFDMSAMVNFSALVEYGKDFGLLSVSFQNMREFLLSSSTFLEELEKLSLSEKAEDIERLSRLKTMLISMGERFKVLIQKKL, from the coding sequence ATGAAAAGTTTTAGAGATTTTATGGAGGAGCGCGTCAGGGAGTATTACCTTCAAAGAAAGGTAGGGGATGACTTTTTTACAGCGCCTGAGCTGGACAGATCCTTTGGAAGAGCTCTTTCGGACCACCTTTACCAATTTGTAAGGCACGCGGATAATCCCCTAATCTTAGAACTGGGGGGTGGCAACGGGAGTCTTGCCTACGATATTCTAAGCTTTTTTAGAGAAAAAGATAACAAGTTATACGGGAAACTGACTTACTATATATACGAAGAGAGTCCTACATTGGTCAGCTTGCAAAAAAATAGATTAAGAGAGTTTGAGGGGAAGGTCTTTTGGACGCAGGAGCTCATCACCGAGGCAGACATTGTCCTCTCCAATGAATTCTTTGATTGCTTGCCAGTCCATGTTATCAAAGGGAGAAAGGAGCTTTATGTGGATGATGGTAGAGCCATATGGGAAGATATAACAGATGAAAGAACACTCACCTTTTTGGATAGGATGGGGTACAGTGCTTTGGGTCAGGTGATAGAGGTGTGCCTTGACTGTATAGATTTGCTCAGGCGTCTTTCAAATATAGTGAGAGGATACCACATAGTCATAGATTACGGGTATACTTCAGAAGAGATAGCTAAGTATCCAAACGGCACGGTTGTGGGCTACAAGGCTCACAGAGTAGTTATGGATGTATTAAAGGAAGCACCACCTTTTGATATGAGTGCCATGGTGAACTTTTCCGCTCTTGTTGAGTACGGTAAGGATTTTGGGCTTTTAAGTGTGTCCTTTCAGAATATGAGAGAGTTTTTACTGTCTTCGTCTACCTTTTTGGAAGAGTTAGAAAAACTGAGTTTATCCGAAAAAGCCGAAGACATAGAGAGGCTTTCCCGCCTAAAAACTATGCTGATCAGTATGGGAGAGAGGTTTAAGGTGCTCATTCAGAAAAAGCTCTGA
- a CDS encoding NAD(P)/FAD-dependent oxidoreductase, with protein sequence MRVVIVGNGPAAASAVEAFRSIDKDSEIIMLSDEEYPTYAPNCMENVIRGDISPEALFYKGGYAFYERYNVDFRPKKEVVGIDNKRKVVIVKGGEEVRYDKCLLAAGAYSFVPPIPGATLEGVTTAKNLDDAKRIRDWVVSGRVKRVAIVGAGPIGVEDAETLRHMGMEVHVIEFFDRVLPRMLDKFMADRYMRVLEEEGVKFYLNHQVIAIHGEDNWVEAVEVKHIDSDKSKFIQVDMVILSTGVRPRTHLVQDTDIKLHIDESRGRLIGGVLVNEYQQTSDPDVYAAGDICSGRDAWGNCRWIALFPAAQQGGAIAGYNMAGLRVENPGLVDYNAVKTRWVTAGSGGTFEDAEDAFTAEYENYLIKVFLKEDVVCGYQFVGIPKKFEPNTKNVFLKKEEALEFLKRVIKDRGLGLEASGVLFHHFMRFKERKLSREVIKAMKMGMLRALANPKYEIPIFHA encoded by the coding sequence ATGAGAGTGGTTATAGTAGGAAATGGACCTGCGGCCGCAAGCGCTGTGGAAGCCTTTAGAAGCATTGACAAGGATTCGGAAATTATTATGCTTTCTGATGAGGAGTACCCAACTTATGCACCTAACTGTATGGAGAATGTCATAAGGGGGGACATATCTCCAGAGGCGCTTTTTTACAAGGGAGGATATGCCTTTTACGAAAGGTATAATGTGGACTTTAGACCTAAGAAAGAGGTGGTTGGTATTGATAACAAGAGAAAGGTGGTGATAGTAAAGGGTGGTGAAGAGGTGCGCTATGATAAATGTCTTTTGGCTGCCGGAGCTTACAGTTTTGTGCCACCCATACCTGGAGCTACCTTAGAGGGCGTTACCACAGCAAAAAATTTGGACGATGCCAAGAGGATAAGAGATTGGGTTGTATCGGGAAGGGTAAAGAGGGTTGCCATTGTGGGTGCCGGACCTATAGGCGTGGAAGATGCAGAAACTCTTAGGCACATGGGTATGGAGGTGCATGTGATAGAGTTCTTTGATAGGGTTCTTCCTCGCATGTTGGATAAGTTTATGGCAGATAGATACATGAGGGTTCTTGAGGAGGAGGGAGTTAAGTTTTACCTGAATCACCAAGTTATAGCCATTCACGGAGAGGACAACTGGGTGGAAGCTGTGGAAGTAAAGCATATAGATTCGGACAAAAGTAAGTTTATACAGGTAGATATGGTGATACTCTCAACTGGCGTAAGACCAAGGACGCATTTGGTGCAGGACACAGACATAAAGCTTCACATAGACGAAAGCAGGGGAAGGTTGATTGGTGGCGTGCTGGTAAACGAGTATCAGCAAACTTCTGACCCAGATGTGTATGCAGCGGGAGACATATGTTCGGGAAGAGATGCGTGGGGCAACTGCAGGTGGATAGCTCTCTTCCCTGCAGCTCAGCAGGGGGGGGCTATAGCAGGTTATAACATGGCGGGACTAAGAGTAGAAAACCCGGGTTTGGTGGATTACAATGCTGTAAAGACCAGATGGGTAACTGCAGGTAGCGGAGGAACCTTTGAAGATGCAGAAGATGCCTTCACAGCGGAGTACGAAAATTACCTCATAAAGGTCTTTCTCAAAGAGGATGTGGTTTGTGGATACCAATTTGTAGGCATTCCCAAAAAGTTTGAACCAAACACAAAAAATGTGTTTTTAAAAAAGGAGGAAGCTCTGGAGTTTTTGAAAAGGGTAATCAAAGACAGGGGTTTGGGGCTTGAAGCTTCGGGCGTCCTTTTCCATCACTTTATGAGGTTCAAAGAGAGAAAGCTCTCAAGGGAGGTCATTAAGGCTATGAAGATGGGTATGCTAAGAGCTCTTGCCAACCCAAAATACGAAATTCCCATATTCCATGCGTAA
- the soxY gene encoding thiosulfate oxidation carrier protein SoxY encodes MDRRRFLQLSTVSILSLTFAPGLLKQSFGASKLDEELQKRLGVSLSQIKESPEVKLQAPTIAESGANVPVSVESDIPVDKVDSVWIFVDNNPVPWITDIKLSPMNGRVYFATRIKMGQTSNVRAILKMKDGSYLMATKEVKVTVGGCG; translated from the coding sequence ATGGACAGAAGGAGGTTTTTACAGCTCTCCACGGTAAGTATTCTCAGCTTAACCTTCGCACCCGGACTGCTAAAGCAGTCCTTTGGAGCGTCCAAGCTGGATGAAGAGCTTCAGAAGAGGCTCGGTGTTTCTCTATCCCAGATTAAGGAGTCTCCGGAGGTTAAGCTTCAGGCACCCACCATTGCAGAATCCGGTGCCAATGTGCCAGTCAGCGTAGAGTCCGACATACCTGTGGATAAGGTGGACAGTGTGTGGATATTTGTGGACAACAACCCCGTTCCCTGGATAACTGACATTAAACTCAGTCCTATGAACGGAAGAGTTTACTTTGCCACTAGAATAAAGATGGGTCAGACTTCCAATGTGAGGGCAATACTCAAAATGAAGGACGGCTCTTATCTTATGGCTACCAAAGAGGTCAAAGTCACAGTTGGCGGTTGTGGATAA
- the nadD gene encoding nicotinate (nicotinamide) nucleotide adenylyltransferase, with protein MRKIFFGGSFDPVHIGHLVVARDVLEELKPDKIIFVPAFQAPLKEPHQATPQERFEMLSIATEGVKGFEVSHMEIKRGGISYTVDTAQELFINFGERPTFLVGADSILSLHMWKQPQKLIRLAVFIIADRNKRAEDVRNYLRANFPELKEERDFYILKTRNIDVSSTEIRNRVKVGKSIKWLVPESVESYILEKGLYTKEQLRA; from the coding sequence ATGCGTAAAATATTCTTTGGTGGTAGCTTTGATCCCGTACACATAGGGCATCTTGTGGTGGCAAGGGATGTGTTAGAAGAGCTAAAACCAGACAAGATCATTTTTGTACCTGCCTTTCAAGCACCTCTTAAGGAACCCCATCAGGCAACACCTCAAGAGAGGTTTGAAATGCTCTCTATAGCTACAGAAGGGGTGAAAGGCTTTGAGGTAAGCCATATGGAAATAAAAAGGGGTGGAATATCCTATACTGTTGATACTGCGCAAGAACTCTTTATTAATTTTGGAGAAAGACCTACCTTTCTGGTGGGCGCTGATAGCATACTATCTCTTCACATGTGGAAACAGCCGCAAAAGCTCATTAGGCTGGCTGTGTTTATAATAGCGGACAGAAACAAAAGGGCAGAAGATGTCAGAAACTACCTAAGGGCAAACTTCCCAGAGCTTAAAGAGGAAAGGGACTTTTACATCTTAAAAACTAGAAACATAGATGTATCCTCAACGGAGATAAGAAACAGGGTAAAGGTAGGTAAAAGCATAAAGTGGCTTGTTCCAGAAAGTGTAGAGAGCTACATACTTGAAAAAGGGCTTTACACTAAAGAGCAACTACGGGCTTAA
- a CDS encoding MBL fold metallo-hydrolase: MALLLSLILIFSFSFSQVSVRQTLKEIQPGIYGVFGTYEQVSKKNRGFISNAYFVVTKDGVIVFDALSTYRLGRELIESIRSITKKPIKYLVVSHYHTDHFYGAKALKDAGAILVAHPWSYEYLSGEESQRMFMARKELLGRELEGTKLLPPDITTSSSLTIHLGSEKFEVHHWCRAHTNGDIVMYMPSKRVLFAGDLVFGGRVPFLGSGNSKTWLECLDRIIQIKPQILLPGHGPYLRGEKEIEKQVMWTRQYIQDIRSVVKKLYEEGLSVEEVRNRANEEMLRINPEYAQVGAFFDVNPVNAYYVYFEVERELLENSR; this comes from the coding sequence ATGGCTCTCTTACTGAGCCTGATACTTATCTTTTCCTTTAGCTTTTCGCAGGTCAGTGTTAGACAAACCTTGAAAGAAATACAGCCGGGTATTTATGGTGTTTTTGGCACATACGAGCAGGTGAGTAAGAAGAACAGGGGTTTTATCTCCAACGCCTACTTTGTGGTTACAAAAGACGGTGTGATAGTTTTTGACGCTCTTAGCACCTACAGGCTGGGTAGGGAGCTTATTGAAAGTATAAGGAGCATAACCAAAAAACCAATAAAGTACCTTGTAGTGTCTCACTACCATACGGACCACTTTTATGGAGCCAAAGCTCTCAAAGATGCTGGAGCTATCTTAGTTGCTCATCCCTGGTCTTACGAGTATCTATCCGGTGAAGAGAGCCAGAGGATGTTTATGGCGAGGAAAGAGCTCCTTGGCAGAGAGCTTGAAGGCACAAAACTTTTGCCACCTGACATAACAACCTCTTCATCTTTGACCATACATCTGGGGAGTGAAAAGTTTGAGGTTCACCACTGGTGCAGGGCACACACCAACGGAGATATAGTTATGTACATGCCATCAAAGAGGGTACTCTTTGCGGGCGACCTGGTATTTGGAGGAAGAGTGCCTTTTCTTGGCTCTGGCAACTCAAAAACATGGCTGGAGTGTCTTGACAGGATTATACAGATAAAGCCACAGATTCTTCTTCCCGGTCATGGTCCCTATCTGAGAGGAGAGAAAGAGATAGAAAAACAGGTTATGTGGACAAGACAGTACATACAGGACATAAGAAGCGTTGTGAAGAAGCTTTACGAAGAGGGGCTTAGCGTGGAGGAGGTCAGAAACAGAGCCAACGAGGAGATGCTTAGGATAAACCCCGAGTATGCACAGGTGGGAGCCTTCTTTGATGTGAACCCTGTAAATGCCTACTATGTATACTTTGAGGTAGAAAGGGAGCTTTTGGAAAATTCCAGGTAA